In a single window of the Pseudodesulfovibrio profundus genome:
- a CDS encoding OmpH family outer membrane protein: protein MKKVLFLVLVFSLAFQVSAFAETKIGVVSLQRIVKTCDYGKEVATKLKAKFEPLQNDIEREAEEIRQLESEIKNQDLALKLEAQQDRQRDFRRKVRDHQDSVAAYRQKLQSETQKLQKPIIEKVSVVLGEYGKKNGYSLILEGTNIAVYVGEKIDLTDAIIAELNKMKKAGK from the coding sequence ATGAAGAAAGTATTGTTTCTTGTTCTGGTTTTCTCTTTGGCTTTTCAGGTATCAGCTTTTGCTGAGACCAAAATTGGAGTCGTTAGCCTTCAGCGCATTGTAAAGACATGTGATTACGGTAAAGAGGTGGCGACTAAGTTAAAGGCCAAATTCGAGCCCTTGCAGAATGACATCGAACGGGAAGCCGAAGAGATCAGACAGCTGGAAAGTGAGATCAAGAATCAGGATCTCGCATTGAAGCTCGAGGCTCAACAGGATCGCCAGCGCGATTTTCGTCGTAAAGTTCGTGATCACCAGGATAGCGTAGCTGCTTACCGTCAGAAGCTGCAGAGTGAAACTCAAAAGCTGCAGAAGCCCATCATTGAAAAAGTTTCTGTTGTGCTCGGTGAATACGGCAAAAAGAATGGCTATTCTCTCATCCTCGAAGGTACCAATATCGCTGTGTATGTTGGTGAGAAAATCGATTTGACTGATGCAATCATTGCTGAATTGAACAAGATGAAGAAAGCAGGCAAGTAA
- the lpxD gene encoding UDP-3-O-(3-hydroxymyristoyl)glucosamine N-acyltransferase, whose protein sequence is MKILLSALAEKLGLEYTGDDIEITGVNTLEKAGNDQISFLVNPKYADLMESTRAGCVLTSGPHADKTKRALISSNVYMDLAKIVEMFAEPQGCLTGISDMAFVHPEAVVPDSVTVYPFVFIGANATIGEGTVLFPGVYIGEKTSIGSNCLFYPNAVVMGGLSIGDNAILQPGAVIGGDGYGYAQTPMGHQKIPQIGNVAIGDNVEIGSNTAIDRAALDTTKIGNGTKIDNLVQIGHNVEVGEHCLIIGQVGIGGSTKVGNGVVLAGQVGVADNAEIGDGAMIGAQSGIAGNVEPGSKLAGSPAMPAGTFLRASSVCLPKLPDLFKRVKKLEKELAAVKLAAENGDNDA, encoded by the coding sequence ATGAAAATTCTGTTATCGGCTTTGGCCGAGAAGCTTGGGCTGGAGTACACCGGTGATGATATTGAAATTACTGGCGTCAACACTCTGGAGAAGGCCGGAAATGATCAAATTTCCTTTCTTGTAAACCCCAAGTACGCAGATTTAATGGAATCGACCCGGGCCGGATGTGTTCTCACTTCCGGCCCGCACGCCGATAAGACCAAACGGGCCTTGATCAGCTCCAATGTGTACATGGACCTGGCAAAGATCGTTGAGATGTTTGCTGAGCCACAAGGGTGTCTCACCGGCATCAGTGACATGGCTTTTGTTCATCCTGAAGCCGTTGTACCAGATTCCGTCACCGTGTATCCGTTCGTTTTTATTGGTGCCAATGCAACAATAGGCGAAGGTACTGTTCTTTTCCCGGGTGTTTATATCGGAGAAAAGACTTCCATTGGCTCCAATTGCCTTTTTTATCCCAATGCAGTCGTAATGGGGGGCCTTTCAATTGGAGATAACGCCATTCTCCAGCCTGGTGCCGTAATTGGTGGGGATGGCTACGGCTATGCTCAAACTCCCATGGGACATCAAAAAATCCCTCAGATCGGTAATGTGGCAATAGGCGATAATGTCGAAATTGGATCAAATACCGCGATTGATAGAGCGGCTCTTGATACAACCAAGATTGGAAATGGTACCAAAATCGACAACTTGGTACAGATTGGCCATAATGTTGAGGTTGGAGAACATTGCCTTATCATTGGGCAGGTCGGCATTGGTGGAAGCACCAAGGTTGGCAATGGTGTTGTTCTTGCCGGGCAGGTTGGCGTAGCTGACAATGCCGAAATTGGTGACGGTGCAATGATCGGCGCGCAAAGTGGTATTGCTGGCAATGTCGAGCCTGGAAGCAAGCTTGCCGGTAGCCCTGCCATGCCTGCGGGAACGTTCCTGCGTGCTTCGTCTGTCTGCTTGCCCAAACTTCCGGATTTGTTCAAGCGGGTTAAAAAATTAGAGAAAGAACTCGCGGCTGTGAAGTTGGCCGCTGAGAATGGTGACAATGATGCATGA
- the fabZ gene encoding 3-hydroxyacyl-ACP dehydratase FabZ, translating into MMHDDQILDIRRIMEMLPHRYPFLLVDRVLEFEPGQRLKAMKNVTMNENFFQGHFPGLPVMPGVLQLEALAQAGGIMVMNSLKEPLGDKVFLFTGLNKVKFRRPVVPGDQLVLNVFFEKSKLNIYKMRGVAEVDGQVTAQGEFSAAVANKGDM; encoded by the coding sequence ATGATGCATGATGATCAAATCCTCGACATTCGCCGAATAATGGAAATGTTACCGCATAGGTACCCTTTCCTTCTCGTGGATCGTGTCCTTGAGTTTGAACCTGGACAACGACTCAAAGCCATGAAAAACGTGACCATGAATGAGAACTTTTTCCAGGGTCACTTCCCGGGATTGCCTGTTATGCCCGGAGTGCTCCAATTGGAGGCTCTTGCTCAAGCTGGCGGGATCATGGTCATGAACTCTCTCAAAGAGCCGTTAGGTGATAAGGTGTTTCTTTTCACCGGCTTGAATAAAGTCAAATTTCGTCGTCCGGTAGTTCCCGGAGACCAGTTGGTACTCAATGTTTTCTTTGAGAAAAGTAAGTTGAATATTTATAAAATGCGCGGTGTTGCCGAAGTCGATGGACAGGTCACTGCGCAGGGTGAGTTTTCCGCTGCTGTAGCGAATAAAGGGGATATGTAG
- the lpxA gene encoding acyl-ACP--UDP-N-acetylglucosamine O-acyltransferase, which yields MANMIHPSAVIDPTAELGDNVTVGPFVVVGAECKVGDGTILESHVVLKDYTELGCNNHIHPQAVIGGEPQHLAYKGEKTFTRLGDNNHIRECVTIHRGTIQGEGETVLGSNCMLMAYAHVAHDCRVSDNVILANAVQLAGHVEIGRNVIISGLSAVQQFIRIGDYAFLGGASGYKLDVPPYMLAHGVRGMLFGPNLIGLRRNGFTTEACKGLKKAYKIIFRSGLKREAGLDQVEQEIQGIPEVDNLVRFIRESKNGVTPDHKQRNGNSES from the coding sequence GTGGCAAATATGATTCATCCCAGTGCTGTTATTGATCCGACAGCAGAATTGGGTGATAACGTCACAGTTGGACCATTTGTGGTTGTCGGTGCCGAATGTAAAGTCGGTGATGGGACCATTCTTGAATCCCATGTTGTCCTGAAGGACTATACTGAACTGGGATGCAACAACCATATACATCCCCAGGCAGTTATTGGTGGAGAACCTCAGCACCTCGCATACAAAGGTGAAAAAACCTTTACCCGACTCGGCGACAATAATCATATTCGTGAATGTGTCACTATTCACAGAGGGACCATTCAAGGGGAAGGGGAGACTGTTCTTGGCTCGAACTGTATGCTGATGGCATATGCGCACGTAGCCCACGATTGTCGCGTTTCAGATAATGTAATACTTGCCAATGCAGTGCAGCTTGCTGGTCATGTCGAGATCGGTCGTAATGTCATCATTAGCGGGCTTTCTGCTGTCCAGCAGTTCATCCGTATTGGTGACTATGCTTTCCTGGGAGGAGCGAGCGGTTACAAGCTTGATGTTCCTCCGTATATGTTGGCCCATGGCGTACGAGGGATGCTGTTTGGTCCGAATCTCATCGGATTGCGCAGAAATGGCTTTACTACTGAGGCCTGCAAAGGACTGAAGAAAGCCTATAAAATCATTTTCCGTTCCGGCTTGAAGCGGGAAGCTGGACTTGATCAGGTCGAACAGGAAATTCAAGGAATTCCTGAAGTAGATAATCTGGTCCGTTTCATACGTGAAAGTAAAAACGGAGTTACTCCCGATCATAAGCAGCGTAACGGCAACTCCGAATCCTAA
- a CDS encoding LpxI family protein, whose product MSDTPTTIGLISGGMQFPVLVAKGAKEKGDKLVVAGFTGHTNMDVVPYADVWAELKLGKLNKLISFFKSNGVEKIIMAGTINKPKAMDLRHLDMRAVKLLFTQKNKGDSAILGILAKELEKEGMPVIPAHSYLPDLVTPTGVLTRREPDEREWSDLRFGWNIAKELGRMDIGQCLVVREGIVSAVEALEGTDVAIERGCQLGGEGCVVVKIFKPGQQEQIDLPSLGAETIQKMIDGKASCLGVEAGKSLFFDRDTAIALADKHNIAIVGLSSDQFTS is encoded by the coding sequence ATGTCTGATACACCAACTACTATCGGCCTGATTTCAGGCGGCATGCAGTTTCCCGTTCTCGTGGCAAAAGGCGCTAAAGAGAAAGGGGATAAACTAGTTGTAGCCGGTTTTACGGGGCACACCAATATGGATGTTGTCCCGTATGCCGATGTTTGGGCCGAGTTGAAACTTGGTAAGCTCAATAAGCTTATCAGTTTTTTCAAGTCGAATGGTGTTGAGAAAATCATCATGGCTGGCACGATCAACAAGCCCAAAGCCATGGACCTCAGACATCTCGATATGCGTGCCGTCAAGTTGTTGTTCACACAGAAGAATAAAGGTGACTCCGCGATTCTCGGTATTCTTGCGAAAGAACTTGAGAAAGAGGGGATGCCCGTAATCCCTGCTCATTCCTATCTTCCTGATCTTGTAACTCCTACAGGTGTGCTTACTCGTCGCGAGCCAGACGAACGAGAGTGGAGCGACCTCCGTTTTGGTTGGAATATAGCCAAGGAATTAGGCCGAATGGACATCGGACAATGCCTTGTAGTGAGAGAAGGCATTGTCTCAGCAGTCGAAGCGTTGGAAGGGACAGATGTCGCCATCGAACGCGGTTGTCAGCTGGGCGGCGAAGGGTGTGTCGTCGTGAAGATATTCAAGCCTGGTCAACAAGAACAGATTGACCTACCCAGTTTGGGCGCTGAAACCATCCAGAAGATGATTGATGGCAAAGCTTCCTGTCTTGGAGTCGAAGCTGGGAAAAGTCTTTTTTTTGACAGGGATACCGCCATCGCCTTGGCTGATAAGCATAATATCGCCATAGTAGGTCTTTCTTCCGATCAGTTCACATCATAA
- a CDS encoding damage-control phosphatase ARMT1 family protein has translation MPCFMKMVIREARLACPDNEALQNEIVMAWGHKIGNLDLQVPPPEIARHLAELIRAKTGCGDLYAADKRQANDKVMQILPRLQDMLEEERAKKHGDPLALALELAIIGNYIDRGVDIEVDWETELHNVSLGIDEAVLDVFRQQIRDTTQILVLGDNTGEIVLDTLLVKELQRLGKDVTYAVRSFPVINDATMDDAEYVGMTQLCRVVESGVDTPGTVLERCSADFIGQLERADVILSKGQGNFESLEGRKAGVFCAFKVKCKRVARDSGLPLGSSAFVITKMSD, from the coding sequence ATGCCGTGTTTCATGAAAATGGTTATTCGTGAGGCGCGCTTGGCATGCCCGGATAATGAAGCCTTGCAAAATGAAATTGTAATGGCTTGGGGCCATAAAATTGGCAATCTCGATTTACAAGTTCCCCCACCAGAAATAGCAAGACATCTTGCCGAGTTAATCCGTGCTAAAACAGGGTGTGGTGATCTGTATGCAGCGGATAAGCGACAAGCCAATGATAAAGTAATGCAGATCCTGCCCAGACTTCAGGATATGCTGGAGGAAGAGCGTGCCAAAAAGCATGGAGATCCTTTAGCACTTGCATTGGAGTTGGCCATCATCGGTAATTATATAGATCGGGGTGTAGATATTGAAGTGGATTGGGAAACCGAACTGCACAATGTTTCACTTGGAATCGATGAAGCTGTCCTCGATGTGTTCCGTCAGCAGATCAGGGACACAACTCAAATCCTCGTTCTTGGCGATAATACGGGAGAAATCGTCCTTGATACTTTGTTGGTCAAAGAGTTGCAGCGTTTGGGGAAGGATGTGACGTATGCAGTCCGATCGTTCCCTGTTATTAATGATGCCACCATGGACGATGCAGAGTATGTGGGCATGACACAGCTTTGTCGTGTAGTTGAAAGCGGGGTCGATACGCCAGGAACCGTGCTTGAGAGATGTTCTGCTGATTTTATTGGGCAACTCGAGAGGGCTGATGTTATTCTCAGTAAAGGGCAAGGAAATTTTGAATCACTTGAAGGGCGGAAAGCAGGAGTTTTCTGTGCTTTTAAGGTTAAATGCAAACGAGTCGCTCGTGATTCAGGACTCCCTTTGGGAAGTTCAGCGTTTGTCATTACCAAAATGTCTGATTAG
- a CDS encoding AsmA family protein has product MIRRSTVIVVEILFAIIVIVTGVLLWASFYVDTDEFRHDFTHTLEQFVGLPVSLEGELNIALFPNPSLEVVGLILHNPPEYENDVLVSFETVGVGVRLLPLYSKRVELHRIDVEGMRVNIIQRTSDENNLTQLIQRFSSFSDDSASSEPAVSDAFQIMTLNGIEISNANITYNDLAGGNSMSFDGIDIRTGAIQSGKPVSFTADSAFAWNEGEVESSIVFKGMVQFNAESGALQVHDASLNASVGGSFLPEGAAPGELTSAISLDWEGKSISLDNLRLGFLGLRAEGHLKSGNLTESTAATGKITIKPFSPLKIIRRFNPEYDSGENALHSGQLSTSFNVDQSGFAFSNLIGRIDQTQFSGRGSITGFSSPVVSAALDVDSIVLDNYIISSGSKSHDIVKWGDIPLELFGKLSGDLTLNVGSAQIEGHSFSKVSIGLNADKGALTLATSTVVNESSFAASAKVLINENDTRLPVLSLNGKVDASSSSDGFSFIQTADAGVTGQQTISISFDGGPFVCNPVDPITSLLSAIKGNIFWKAREGQLRISQSKDKQAFAFAEAQLQSSLQFNEVANDDYRFGIDGNLHLKKIGTIHSMSLAAAGEVGLNLKEGAVKSPGLNVKVGANGTIQDVAARVQSSGTIAFDSNKGTLNVRKLSLRTLGTTLNADLNIKDLNKSFSGKGSFNIPNANVRHIIYELTKFSYQSEDPEALTKASLQGNITFNSKGFTLRALKGNLDGMPIKGEASGNSYVDPKINFSLSAGEFDLDRYLPPSDDETASSGADDAVDLPLTFLRMLNVSGKAHFDLFKMFDVYLENLNGSIEADKGKILISSLEAVVNKGTATGHWSGKIGQSELLTRLKVRLSGMDMGGFMDNQFQRQYLRGQTDAMFDLTSTGKTDEDIVDNLAGTAWIRMTNGSYKFIGYDDSASKQKTKSSDFDFYKNNKNDQRTSFSKTTSEMTIKKGVINLDRFRMEAPPILQAYGQGWISLASNKIDVSIRNDFVAVPSVTVSIKGALSNPQISFPKGNIVNDTVRNVLGLPEKSFNFLLDIFK; this is encoded by the coding sequence ATGATTAGGCGTTCAACGGTCATAGTAGTGGAGATACTGTTTGCTATTATCGTAATAGTGACTGGTGTTTTGCTATGGGCATCGTTTTATGTCGATACCGATGAATTTCGTCACGATTTTACTCATACTCTTGAACAATTTGTTGGTTTGCCTGTCTCACTTGAGGGTGAACTGAATATTGCCTTATTCCCCAATCCATCGCTTGAGGTCGTTGGCCTTATTTTACACAACCCTCCTGAGTACGAGAACGACGTATTGGTTTCATTCGAGACCGTTGGCGTTGGTGTTCGGCTGTTGCCATTATATTCTAAACGAGTAGAGCTGCATCGTATCGATGTCGAAGGAATGCGTGTCAATATCATTCAGCGCACCAGTGATGAGAACAACCTGACCCAACTCATCCAAAGGTTTTCATCCTTTTCTGATGACTCTGCATCCTCGGAACCTGCTGTTTCTGATGCTTTTCAGATCATGACATTGAACGGAATTGAAATATCCAATGCAAACATCACATACAATGATCTTGCAGGTGGTAATTCGATGAGTTTTGATGGCATAGACATCAGGACTGGAGCAATACAGTCAGGAAAACCGGTGTCATTTACCGCAGACAGTGCTTTTGCCTGGAATGAAGGAGAAGTGGAGTCAAGTATCGTCTTTAAAGGGATGGTGCAATTCAATGCCGAATCAGGGGCACTCCAAGTTCATGATGCTTCTTTGAACGCCTCTGTTGGCGGCTCCTTTTTGCCTGAAGGTGCAGCGCCGGGTGAGTTGACTTCTGCAATTTCATTGGATTGGGAAGGTAAATCAATATCTTTAGATAATTTACGTTTGGGATTTCTCGGATTGCGGGCAGAAGGCCACCTGAAAAGTGGGAACTTGACTGAGTCCACTGCCGCAACCGGTAAAATAACAATAAAGCCTTTCTCTCCCCTCAAAATCATCCGTCGGTTTAATCCGGAATATGACTCTGGAGAAAATGCACTGCATAGTGGGCAACTGTCTACTTCGTTCAACGTTGACCAGTCTGGTTTCGCTTTTTCGAATTTGATTGGCCGTATTGATCAAACTCAATTCTCCGGCCGTGGGTCCATAACCGGCTTCTCCTCACCGGTTGTTTCTGCGGCGCTTGATGTCGATTCAATTGTTTTGGATAATTATATCATTTCTTCAGGCTCAAAGAGTCATGACATCGTTAAGTGGGGTGATATCCCTCTGGAGCTGTTTGGAAAGCTCTCTGGAGACTTGACGCTCAATGTTGGAAGCGCCCAGATTGAGGGGCATTCTTTTTCCAAAGTAAGTATTGGGTTGAACGCGGATAAAGGAGCTTTGACTCTGGCTACTTCGACTGTGGTTAATGAGAGTAGCTTCGCAGCAAGTGCCAAGGTGTTGATTAATGAAAATGATACACGGCTCCCGGTTTTATCGTTGAATGGGAAAGTAGATGCATCCAGTTCATCAGACGGATTCAGCTTTATTCAGACTGCTGATGCCGGGGTCACCGGCCAACAGACCATATCCATCTCTTTTGATGGTGGGCCATTCGTTTGTAATCCTGTGGATCCTATCACCTCATTGCTGAGTGCGATAAAGGGAAATATTTTTTGGAAGGCGCGTGAGGGACAATTACGAATTAGCCAGTCCAAAGACAAGCAAGCCTTTGCTTTTGCTGAAGCACAATTGCAATCCAGCCTCCAGTTTAACGAGGTGGCCAATGATGATTATCGATTTGGCATTGATGGCAATCTCCACCTAAAAAAGATTGGGACTATTCATTCAATGTCATTAGCCGCTGCTGGTGAGGTTGGTCTGAATTTGAAAGAGGGGGCTGTGAAGAGTCCGGGACTTAATGTGAAGGTTGGAGCCAATGGCACGATCCAAGATGTAGCCGCACGGGTACAATCGTCTGGCACTATCGCATTTGATTCAAACAAAGGAACCCTCAACGTAAGAAAACTCAGTCTTCGTACTCTTGGGACTACATTGAATGCTGACTTGAATATCAAGGACCTCAATAAGTCTTTTTCGGGCAAGGGCTCATTCAATATTCCAAATGCAAACGTTCGGCATATCATCTATGAGCTAACCAAATTTTCCTACCAATCTGAAGATCCTGAAGCGTTGACCAAAGCCAGCCTGCAAGGGAACATAACTTTCAACTCCAAAGGATTTACCTTGAGGGCTTTGAAAGGAAATCTTGATGGTATGCCTATCAAAGGAGAGGCTTCCGGTAACAGCTATGTAGATCCAAAGATCAATTTTTCTCTCTCTGCTGGTGAGTTTGATTTGGATAGATACCTCCCTCCCTCTGATGATGAAACAGCATCATCCGGTGCAGATGATGCTGTGGACTTGCCTTTGACATTCCTTCGAATGCTGAATGTCAGTGGTAAAGCCCATTTTGATTTATTTAAAATGTTTGATGTGTATTTGGAAAATCTGAATGGTTCCATTGAAGCTGATAAAGGCAAAATTTTGATTTCCAGCCTGGAGGCTGTCGTAAACAAAGGGACTGCCACAGGTCACTGGAGCGGGAAAATAGGTCAATCTGAACTGTTGACACGTTTGAAGGTACGGTTGAGTGGTATGGACATGGGCGGATTCATGGATAATCAATTCCAGCGTCAATACTTGAGAGGCCAGACAGATGCCATGTTCGATTTGACCAGTACGGGTAAGACAGATGAGGATATCGTTGATAATCTTGCAGGTACTGCATGGATTCGAATGACCAATGGTTCGTACAAGTTCATTGGCTATGATGATAGCGCGAGCAAGCAAAAGACCAAGTCCTCGGATTTTGATTTTTATAAAAACAATAAAAACGATCAGAGAACATCATTTAGTAAAACGACTTCAGAGATGACCATTAAAAAAGGTGTTATCAACCTGGACCGGTTCCGGATGGAAGCGCCTCCCATTCTTCAGGCATACGGGCAGGGGTGGATCAGTCTGGCTTCGAACAAAATTGATGTTTCCATTCGTAACGACTTTGTGGCTGTTCCAAGTGTTACTGTTAGCATTAAAGGTGCGTTGTCCAATCCCCAGATAAGTTTTCCCAAGGGAAATATTGTCAACGATACAGTCCGCAACGTACTGGGGTTACCTGAAAAGTCTTTCAATTTTTTGCTTGATATTTTTAAATAG
- a CDS encoding YihY/virulence factor BrkB family protein, producing the protein MTPRIERTSKRVKNHFSQSIWVRNSPDTPSYIRLWRSFSRLMYLIGQGVIKDQCIIRAAALTFTTILSFVPFLAVAFSISKGFGLQNSEVMRDWVLRLTTGRPEVADKIIEYIDRTNVQALGWVGVATLLITVLSLVGTIEKAFNTIWNVRKGRTTWRKVTDFFPVIVFGPIILLVASSFNVSLQKQEIVTTLLSLQAIGWLESVFLKMTPYMLIIIAFTMMYAFIPNIRVKTSAAVAGGVMGGILWQLAQWGYINWQIGASKYNAIYGSFAQFPVLLIWIYISWIIVLIGGEVSYAWQNMNSFLKQRFFGDATPFERQKLAVLIMIFLAKRFHDGQPLPSVNALSDSLMAPVDLISDLFKRLQDAGYTVLVDMEGCEVYAPARALDNVRVLDVIKVINMDGQNRIYQDFAKKFSFLDTLFVQLGEATKASDANMTLLECAEKYPSYVLDLGETLEQHVCHSDSDDK; encoded by the coding sequence ATGACACCGCGTATTGAGCGAACGTCTAAAAGGGTTAAGAACCATTTCTCTCAGTCGATTTGGGTTCGCAATTCTCCTGACACCCCTTCCTACATACGGCTTTGGAGATCCTTTTCCCGATTGATGTATCTTATTGGGCAAGGAGTTATTAAGGATCAATGCATTATCCGTGCAGCAGCATTGACCTTCACCACGATCCTTTCTTTTGTGCCATTCCTGGCAGTAGCATTTTCCATTTCCAAAGGTTTCGGGCTTCAGAACTCGGAAGTCATGCGAGATTGGGTTCTTCGCCTGACTACGGGGAGGCCAGAGGTTGCAGATAAAATCATTGAGTATATTGACCGGACAAACGTCCAGGCTCTTGGTTGGGTCGGTGTCGCTACCTTGCTGATAACGGTTTTGTCTTTGGTTGGAACCATTGAGAAGGCCTTCAATACCATATGGAATGTCCGAAAAGGGCGGACCACATGGCGAAAGGTGACAGACTTCTTCCCGGTGATTGTTTTCGGTCCGATAATTCTGCTTGTCGCATCCAGCTTTAATGTCAGCCTGCAAAAACAGGAAATTGTGACAACGTTGTTGAGTCTGCAAGCTATTGGGTGGCTGGAAAGCGTCTTTCTGAAAATGACCCCGTACATGCTCATTATTATCGCCTTCACGATGATGTATGCATTTATTCCCAACATTCGGGTGAAGACGAGTGCGGCCGTGGCCGGTGGTGTCATGGGAGGAATCCTATGGCAGTTGGCTCAATGGGGTTACATCAATTGGCAAATCGGGGCATCGAAATACAATGCCATTTATGGCAGCTTTGCTCAGTTTCCCGTTTTGCTTATATGGATTTACATTAGCTGGATCATCGTGCTTATTGGCGGAGAAGTGAGTTATGCATGGCAGAATATGAATTCATTTCTCAAGCAACGTTTTTTTGGTGATGCTACGCCTTTTGAGCGACAAAAACTGGCAGTGTTGATCATGATCTTCCTGGCTAAGCGATTTCATGATGGTCAACCGTTGCCTTCAGTGAATGCTCTATCCGACTCGCTTATGGCGCCAGTGGACCTGATCTCGGATTTGTTCAAACGGCTGCAGGATGCCGGTTATACTGTCCTGGTTGATATGGAAGGATGTGAGGTGTATGCGCCGGCCCGAGCGCTGGATAACGTGCGTGTGCTTGATGTTATTAAAGTCATCAACATGGATGGGCAGAATCGGATTTATCAGGATTTTGCAAAGAAATTCAGTTTTCTTGATACGTTGTTTGTTCAGCTTGGTGAAGCAACCAAGGCAAGTGATGCCAATATGACGTTGTTGGAATGTGCCGAGAAGTATCCATCGTACGTTCTGGACCTCGGTGAAACACTCGAACAACATGTATGTCACTCGGATTCTGACGATAAATAA
- the tgt gene encoding tRNA guanosine(34) transglycosylase Tgt, whose amino-acid sequence MSTPGDFKVHATDGEARRATLSTAHGEIQTPIFMPVGTQGTVKSLTPLDLEEMDAQIILGNTYHLYLRPGDDLVARRGGLHKFANWKRPILTDSGGFQVFSLQEIRKLTEEGVEFRSYIDGSKHFFSPEKAIDIQKNLGSDIMMVLDECVGYGEDKDYTNKSLEMTTRWAKRCREHYPKGSGDQLMFGIVQGGFFKDLREKSLEQLRKIDFEGFAIGGLSVGESTEEMYDILHHIAPLMPKEKPRYLMGVGTPLDILEGVASGVDMFDCVLPSRNARNGTLFTSQGKVNIKRAEYAEDDSPLDPECGCYTCRNFTKAYLRHLYQAKELLSYRLNTYHNLYFYLDMMKQVRAAIENGTFQELKQRYEAAYAPK is encoded by the coding sequence ATGAGTACCCCCGGTGATTTCAAAGTACACGCCACAGACGGAGAAGCTCGCAGAGCAACCCTTTCCACCGCACATGGCGAGATCCAGACACCCATTTTCATGCCTGTCGGCACTCAGGGAACAGTCAAATCGCTGACCCCGCTTGATTTGGAAGAGATGGACGCCCAGATTATCCTTGGCAATACCTATCACCTCTATCTCAGGCCCGGAGATGATCTCGTCGCCCGCAGAGGCGGATTGCATAAATTTGCGAACTGGAAGCGTCCCATCCTGACGGATAGTGGCGGCTTTCAGGTTTTCAGCTTGCAGGAAATACGCAAACTGACCGAGGAAGGAGTCGAGTTCCGCTCGTACATTGATGGCTCCAAACACTTCTTCTCCCCAGAAAAAGCCATCGACATTCAAAAGAACCTTGGCTCCGATATCATGATGGTTCTGGATGAATGTGTCGGGTACGGCGAAGACAAGGACTACACCAACAAATCTCTTGAGATGACCACCCGTTGGGCCAAACGCTGCCGTGAACATTACCCCAAGGGAAGCGGTGACCAACTCATGTTCGGCATTGTCCAGGGTGGATTCTTCAAGGACTTGCGCGAAAAGAGCCTGGAGCAGCTTCGCAAAATCGACTTTGAAGGCTTCGCCATTGGCGGTTTGTCTGTGGGTGAATCAACAGAAGAAATGTACGACATTCTTCACCACATCGCTCCATTGATGCCCAAGGAAAAGCCGCGCTATCTCATGGGAGTAGGCACTCCGCTGGATATTCTTGAGGGAGTCGCTTCTGGTGTGGATATGTTCGATTGTGTTTTGCCATCGCGCAATGCGCGAAACGGCACCCTGTTCACCTCACAGGGCAAGGTCAACATCAAACGGGCTGAGTATGCGGAAGATGACTCTCCGCTTGATCCTGAGTGCGGTTGCTACACCTGCCGCAACTTCACAAAGGCATATCTTCGTCATTTGTACCAGGCCAAGGAGCTTCTGTCCTACCGCCTCAACACCTATCATAACCTGTACTTCTATTTGGACATGATGAAGCAAGTCAGAGCAGCTATTGAAAATGGAACTTTCCAGGAACTCAAGCAGCGCTACGAAGCGGCATATGCCCCGAAATAG